The following are encoded together in the Tepidiforma bonchosmolovskayae genome:
- a CDS encoding LOG family protein produces MSTGGSLSSQPPRAVAVFCGSSAGQRRQHLEAAREAGRELARLGVTVVYGGASVGLMGALADACLVAGGRVVGVIPRLLVDLELAHTGLTELHVVETMAERKALMAGLADGFLVLPGAYGTLDEALEMVTWRQLGLHAGPLVFANVGGYYDGLRQLLDRAREDGLLSAANRELAVFEPDVRIAIARLLAEIAD; encoded by the coding sequence ATGTCGACCGGTGGGTCACTGAGTAGCCAGCCGCCGCGCGCCGTGGCGGTGTTCTGCGGTTCGAGCGCAGGGCAGCGCCGGCAGCACCTCGAGGCAGCGCGGGAGGCCGGACGAGAGCTGGCGAGGCTGGGTGTGACCGTCGTGTACGGCGGCGCCTCGGTCGGGCTGATGGGTGCACTCGCGGACGCATGCCTGGTGGCCGGCGGGCGGGTGGTGGGCGTCATCCCGCGGCTGCTGGTCGACCTGGAGCTGGCGCACACGGGGCTGACGGAGCTCCACGTGGTGGAGACGATGGCCGAGCGGAAGGCGCTGATGGCGGGGCTGGCAGACGGGTTCCTGGTGCTGCCGGGGGCGTACGGGACGCTCGACGAGGCGCTCGAGATGGTGACCTGGCGGCAGCTGGGGCTGCATGCCGGTCCGCTGGTGTTCGCGAATGTGGGCGGGTACTACGACGGGCTGCGGCAGCTCCTCGACCGGGCGCGCGAGGACGGGCTGCTCTCGGCGGCGAACCGGGAGCTGGCCGTGTTCGAACCGGATGTGCGGATCGCGATTGCGCGGCTGC